The following proteins are encoded in a genomic region of Phragmites australis chromosome 9, lpPhrAust1.1, whole genome shotgun sequence:
- the LOC133929812 gene encoding uncharacterized protein LOC133929812 encodes MLSSHCDNMLPYAAGLQVVLLDHRRYRPNVEVAPNCPRCYSPNTKFCYYNNYSLSQPRYFCKSCRRYWTKGGSLRNVPVGGGCRKNRRGKSVRAMAVDTVVAGGGAAFSQRFPGTLRPDLLLEGMVGSPADPCQPMSADKPAVAEGATIDLASLYAKFLNHQPAVERCAVVPDSVDALSGSSDMSPNALPLDQLFTSPDGFGELSGPATTEAGATTLQCADARAEALGELSFSVYQSCYASLGLPTDGGDLILPSTWHQEAKYEPFDLLPEDDISLHDGITGGDDAWSNALACQGLEAALCRP; translated from the coding sequence ATGCTGTCCTCTCACTGTGACAACATGCTGCCCTACGCGGCCGGGCTGCAGGTGGTGCTGCTCGACCACCGGCGGTACCGGCCGAACGTCGAGGTGGCGCCCAACTGCCCGCGCTGCTACTCGCCCAACACCAAGTTCTGCTACTACAACAACTACAGCCTCAGCCAGCCCCGTTACTTCTGCAAGAGCTGCCGCCGGTACTGGACCAAAGGCGGCTCCCTCCGGAACGTGCCTGTCGGCGGCGGGTGCCGGAAGAACCGTCGGGGCAAGTCGGTGCGGGCCATGGCCGTCGACACGGTCGTGGCAGGTGGTGGCGCAGCGTTCTCGCAGCGGTTCCCCGGCACGCTGCGGCCGGATCTGCTCCTTGAAGGTATGGTCGGCAGCCCGGCCGACCCGTGCCAGCCGATGTCCGCCGACAAGCCGGCCGTGGCCGAGGGGGCGACGATCGACCTGGCATCGCTGTACGCCAAGTTCTTGAACCATCAGCCGGCGGTCGAGAGGTGCGCTGTCGTGCCTGACTCGGTCGACGCCCTGAGCGGGTCAAGTGACATGAGCCCAAACGCGCTACCGCTGGATCAGCTCTTTACGAGCCCAGATGGGTTCGGCGAGCTGTCCGGGCCGGCGACCACAGAGGCCGGCGCAACCACGCTGCAGTGCGCTGACGCGCGCGCGGAGGCGCTTGGGGAGCTTAGCTTCAGCGTGTACCAGAGCTGCTACGCTTCGCTGGGGTTGCCAACGGACGGTGGCGATCTGATCCTGCCGTCGACGTGGCATCAAGAGGCCAAGTACGAGCCGTTCGATTTGCTGCCCGAAGATGACATAAGCCTCCACGACGGCATCACCGGCGGTGACGATGCGTGGAGCAACGCGTTGGCCTGTCAAGGACTGGAAGCAGCTCTCTGCAGACCTTAA